The following proteins are co-located in the Pseudomonas sp. DY-1 genome:
- a CDS encoding MFS transporter codes for MLQSVSPKNDLPLDAEPEATPRKGLFSPFTIAAFRIIWIANLFANLGTWAQSVAAAWVVTEAHASPLLVAMIQVASALPLVLMSILSGVLADNHDRRKIMLAGLCFEMSGAIFLSAIAFLGYLDPILLIVSILWISIGGAITIPAWQAAVSEQVPGEMLGNAVLLNSVNYNVARAAGPALGGLMLSAVGPAWVFLFNCLCYLGLIGAIWQWRRSIPVRSLPPEGLIQGVVAALRFTQYSSVTRLVMLRSFSFGISASAVWALLPLLAHRNPDGDATVYGYMLGALGVGAISGSLLVNRGRLLIGTSKLISLAGLLFGVVMLALGSLDSLWVIFPALLLGGICWIAAVASYNSAVQILVPDWVKARALALYQTAIYGGLALGSYLWGHLAESMGVKGALFSAGCLMIACAFLLYPRRLPELDASSIAHADSPQPGQPSFSFDPDRGSVLVTIEYRIPQERTRDFVRASRPLRRLRLRNGAERWALYRDASEPELWQETMVVENWLQHLRMLDRLTIADKAIIDNLAMLHEGDGPPRVRHGVSYESGSYEPAQT; via the coding sequence ATGCTCCAGTCCGTCTCACCGAAGAACGATCTCCCCCTCGACGCCGAACCCGAAGCCACTCCACGCAAGGGCCTGTTCAGTCCCTTCACCATTGCCGCCTTCCGCATCATCTGGATCGCCAACCTGTTCGCCAACCTGGGTACCTGGGCGCAGTCGGTGGCCGCCGCCTGGGTGGTCACCGAGGCGCACGCCAGTCCCTTGCTGGTCGCGATGATTCAGGTCGCCTCGGCCCTGCCCCTTGTGCTCATGTCGATCCTCTCAGGCGTGCTGGCAGACAACCACGACCGGCGCAAGATCATGCTCGCCGGACTTTGCTTCGAGATGAGCGGCGCCATCTTCCTCAGCGCCATTGCGTTCCTCGGCTATCTGGACCCGATCCTGCTGATCGTCTCCATCCTCTGGATCAGCATTGGCGGCGCCATCACCATCCCGGCCTGGCAGGCGGCGGTGAGCGAGCAGGTGCCAGGAGAAATGCTGGGCAATGCGGTGCTGCTCAACAGCGTCAACTACAACGTCGCCCGCGCCGCAGGCCCAGCCCTGGGCGGCCTGATGCTCAGCGCCGTGGGCCCGGCCTGGGTGTTCCTGTTCAACTGCCTGTGCTACCTGGGCCTGATAGGCGCGATCTGGCAGTGGCGCCGCAGCATTCCCGTTCGTTCCCTGCCACCCGAAGGCCTGATACAGGGCGTGGTAGCGGCCCTGCGCTTCACCCAGTACTCCAGCGTCACCCGCCTGGTCATGCTGCGCTCGTTCTCTTTCGGCATTTCCGCCAGCGCCGTCTGGGCACTGCTTCCGCTGCTGGCGCACCGCAACCCGGATGGCGACGCCACGGTATACGGCTACATGCTCGGCGCCCTTGGAGTTGGCGCCATCAGCGGCAGCCTGCTGGTCAACCGTGGACGCCTGCTGATCGGTACCAGCAAGCTGATCAGCCTGGCCGGCCTGTTATTTGGCGTGGTGATGCTGGCGCTGGGCTCGCTGGACAGCCTCTGGGTGATCTTCCCAGCCCTGCTTTTGGGCGGCATCTGCTGGATCGCAGCAGTGGCCAGCTATAACTCGGCGGTGCAGATTCTGGTGCCGGACTGGGTCAAGGCCCGCGCCCTGGCGCTGTACCAGACGGCGATCTATGGCGGGCTGGCGCTCGGCTCTTACCTCTGGGGCCACCTGGCGGAAAGCATGGGTGTGAAGGGAGCACTGTTCAGCGCCGGCTGCCTGATGATCGCCTGCGCCTTCCTGCTCTACCCACGCCGCCTGCCGGAGCTGGACGCTTCCAGCATCGCCCACGCCGACAGCCCGCAGCCTGGCCAACCGAGCTTCTCATTCGATCCGGATCGGGGCTCCGTGCTGGTGACGATCGAATACCGCATTCCCCAGGAACGCACCCGCGACTTCGTCCGCGCCAGCCGCCCGCTTCGCCGTCTGCGTCTGCGCAACGGCGCCGAACGCTGGGCGCTCTATCGCGATGCCAGCGAACCGGAGCTGTGGCAGGAAACCATGGTGGTGGAGAACTGGCTGCAGCACCTGCGGATGCTCGACCGCCTGACCATCGCGGACAAGGCGATCATCGACAACCTGGCCATGCTGCACGAAGGCGATGGCCCGCCTCGCGTGCGCCACGGAGTGAGCTATGAGTCGGGGAGCTATGAACCTGCGCAGACGTAG
- a CDS encoding DMT family transporter yields the protein MKPADLVRLLSLAAIWGASFLFIRMLVPEIGALPTAFLRVLLSAIGLAVLLAVLRSNWDFRGKLGKTLIIGIVSSGVPAAMYALAAKVLPAGYSAIFNATTPLMGVLIGALFFSEKLTGTKALGVLMGLAGVAVLTRTGPVAFDAQLLWGAAACLVATTCYGFAGFMTKRWITEAGGMDSGMVALGCQIGATLCLVPVFAWDAPSMPLAPLLQPVTWLALAALGFICTSFAYILYFRLIANVGPVKTMTVTFLIPPFGVFWGVLLLDESVSMAHLQGGVLIALALWLVLKPAPVPAAVKSAG from the coding sequence ATGAAACCCGCCGATCTCGTCCGCCTGCTGAGCCTCGCCGCCATCTGGGGTGCCAGCTTCCTGTTCATCCGCATGCTGGTGCCGGAAATCGGAGCGCTACCCACGGCCTTCCTGCGGGTACTGCTGTCGGCTATCGGTCTTGCCGTGCTCCTCGCGGTGCTGCGCAGCAACTGGGACTTTCGCGGCAAGCTGGGCAAGACCCTGATAATCGGCATCGTCAGCTCCGGGGTTCCGGCGGCCATGTATGCCCTGGCGGCAAAAGTGCTGCCGGCCGGCTACTCGGCCATCTTCAACGCAACGACGCCGCTGATGGGTGTTCTGATCGGGGCGTTGTTCTTCAGCGAGAAGCTCACCGGCACAAAAGCCCTCGGGGTACTGATGGGCCTGGCCGGGGTAGCGGTGCTGACCCGCACCGGCCCCGTGGCCTTCGATGCCCAGCTGCTTTGGGGTGCGGCCGCCTGCCTGGTGGCCACCACCTGCTACGGCTTCGCCGGTTTCATGACCAAGCGCTGGATTACCGAAGCGGGCGGCATGGACAGCGGAATGGTCGCCCTCGGCTGCCAGATCGGCGCCACTCTCTGCCTGGTGCCGGTGTTCGCCTGGGATGCGCCGAGCATGCCGCTGGCGCCCCTCCTGCAACCTGTCACCTGGCTGGCCCTGGCCGCTCTGGGATTCATCTGCACCTCGTTCGCCTACATCCTCTACTTCCGACTGATCGCCAACGTCGGCCCGGTGAAGACCATGACCGTGACCTTCCTGATCCCGCCGTTCGGCGTGTTCTGGGGCGTGCTGCTGCTCGATGAGTCGGTGTCGATGGCGCACCTGCAAGGCGGCGTGCTGATCGCCCTGGCGTTGTGGCTGGTGCTCAAGCCGGCGCCGGTGCCGGCTGCGGTGAAATCGGCGGGATAG
- a CDS encoding TorF family putative porin yields MRRITLLALTLAPLACQALQLNDDFSVQVDLAVLSDYRTRGISQTQNDPAAQAGATLLHSSGLYAGAWTSNVDYGFGLKTRQEVDYYAGWYWQATDEVNLDLGYIKYSYPKESQFNQSEVYAILGAYGFKLAAFYSNDASTVFGEDQDALYSYAGYQTSLPLEVELELRYGRMDFKDPMFWSTGGDSTDSYHEWEAKLTRDFLGVTWGLSYIDTDLSESECASNYGFTDVCTATWVASARKTF; encoded by the coding sequence ATGCGCCGCATCACGCTCCTCGCCCTCACCCTGGCCCCGCTCGCCTGCCAGGCCCTGCAACTGAACGATGATTTTTCCGTGCAAGTCGACCTGGCCGTGCTCAGCGACTACCGCACCCGTGGCATTTCCCAGACCCAGAACGACCCGGCCGCCCAGGCCGGCGCGACGCTGCTCCACTCCAGCGGCCTCTATGCAGGTGCCTGGACCTCCAACGTGGACTACGGCTTCGGCCTGAAGACCCGCCAGGAAGTGGACTACTACGCCGGCTGGTACTGGCAGGCTACAGACGAGGTGAACCTGGACCTCGGTTACATCAAGTACAGCTATCCGAAGGAAAGCCAGTTCAACCAGAGCGAGGTCTACGCCATCCTCGGTGCCTATGGCTTCAAGCTCGCCGCCTTCTACTCCAACGACGCATCGACCGTGTTCGGCGAAGACCAGGACGCGCTCTACAGCTATGCCGGCTACCAGACCAGCCTGCCCCTGGAGGTCGAGCTGGAACTGCGTTACGGGCGCATGGACTTCAAGGACCCGATGTTCTGGTCCACCGGTGGCGACAGCACCGACAGCTACCACGAGTGGGAGGCGAAGCTGACCCGGGACTTCCTAGGGGTTACCTGGGGTCTGTCCTACATCGACACCGACCTGTCCGAGTCCGAATGCGCCAGCAACTACGGATTCACCGACGTGTGCACTGCAACCTGGGTGGCCAGCGCGAGAAAGACCTTCTGA
- a CDS encoding polyamine ABC transporter substrate-binding protein has product MTRSFAPLLLTLAMSAAAQAADTVKIYNWSEYIAPDTVANFSKESGIQASYDVYDSNETLDGKLMTGQSGYDVVVPSNHFMAKQIQAGALKKLDKNQLPNWKNLNPVLLKALEVNDPGNQYGFPYLWGSTGIGYNVDKVKAVLGDNAPVDSWDLFFKPENMEKLAKCGVAVLDNGPELLPITLNYLGLPHHSQKAEDYKTAQAELMKVRPYITYFHSSKYVSDLANGDICVAVGFSGDILQAATRAKEANNGVNIQYSTPKEGSPMWFDMVAMPADAPDEAAGYAFLNYLLRPDVMAGISNSVHYANGNAAADSLVEAEIKSDPAIYPPADVMKNLFALESMPPKIDRVRTRVWSAIKTGR; this is encoded by the coding sequence ATGACACGTTCCTTCGCGCCCCTCCTTCTGACGCTGGCCATGTCCGCCGCCGCCCAGGCGGCCGATACGGTGAAGATCTACAACTGGAGCGAGTACATCGCCCCGGACACCGTCGCCAACTTCAGCAAGGAAAGCGGCATCCAGGCCAGCTACGACGTCTATGACAGCAACGAGACCCTCGACGGCAAACTGATGACCGGCCAATCCGGCTACGACGTGGTGGTGCCCTCCAACCACTTCATGGCCAAGCAGATCCAGGCCGGCGCCCTGAAGAAGCTGGACAAGAACCAGCTGCCCAACTGGAAGAATCTCAATCCGGTGCTGCTCAAGGCGCTGGAAGTGAACGACCCTGGCAACCAGTACGGCTTCCCCTACCTCTGGGGCAGTACCGGCATCGGCTACAACGTCGACAAGGTCAAGGCCGTGCTGGGCGACAACGCCCCGGTAGATTCGTGGGACCTGTTCTTCAAGCCGGAGAACATGGAGAAACTCGCCAAGTGCGGCGTCGCCGTACTCGACAATGGCCCGGAGCTACTGCCCATCACCCTCAACTACCTGGGCCTGCCGCACCACAGCCAGAAAGCCGAGGACTACAAGACGGCGCAAGCCGAGCTGATGAAGGTGCGCCCGTACATCACCTACTTCCACTCCTCGAAGTACGTCAGCGACCTGGCCAACGGCGACATCTGTGTGGCCGTCGGATTCTCCGGCGACATCCTGCAGGCCGCCACCCGCGCCAAGGAAGCCAACAACGGTGTGAATATCCAGTACTCGACGCCGAAGGAAGGCTCGCCGATGTGGTTCGACATGGTCGCCATGCCCGCCGATGCGCCCGATGAAGCGGCTGGCTATGCCTTCCTCAACTACCTGCTGCGTCCGGATGTGATGGCTGGCATCAGCAACTCGGTGCACTACGCCAACGGCAATGCCGCGGCCGACTCTCTTGTGGAAGCCGAAATCAAGTCCGACCCGGCCATCTACCCGCCGGCCGACGTGATGAAGAACCTCTTCGCCCTGGAGTCCATGCCACCGAAGATCGATCGCGTACGGACCCGTGTTTGGAGTGCGATCAAGACGGGGCGTTGA